The Arthrobacter sp. D5-1 genome segment GCAGCGCTGCGGCATGGTTCCTGGACAGCGAGGGAAACATCCTCAGCATCAACCAAACCGGCTAGCCCGCGCCGTGGCTCCAGGGCCACGGCACAGCGAAGGCCGGGGTCCATATCCCCGGCCTTCGCTGTTCCTGACGGCTGTGCTGTTCGTGGCGCGGCTATTCTGCCGCTTCGACCCATGCCATGCTCGGTCCGATCGCCTCAACAGGCTGCGACAACGGCACGCCGGAACCATCCCTGCGGCCATGCTCGTGCGGGAGGGCCCGCGCGACGCCGGCTGCCGAGGACGCTTTGGCGGGGCCATGTCCCGCCCACGCCAGCAGCAGGGTGTCTTCGCCCTTGAGGAAACGGTGGACCCGGACGCCGCCGGTGGCACGGCCCTTGGCAGGGTACTCCTCGAAAGCTGTCACCTTCGCGGTGCCGGGAGCTGTACCCGGCAAGGCGCCATTGGTGCCGGCAATGGTGACGACGACGGCGGCGGGATCGTTGGTGCGGACGGTTCCGAAGTGGATCACTTCATCACCGGCGGCCAGCTTGATGCCGGCCATACCGCCCGCCGTTCGGCCCTGCGGCCGGACGTTGGACGCACTGAACCGGAGCAATTGTGCCTGTCGGGTCACGAAGACGAGATCGACGTCGTCCTCCTGAGCCGGTTCCACAGCAAGGACCGAATCCTTGTCCTTCAGTGCGATGATCTCCCAGTCCTCACGGTTCAACGGATAGTCCGGTTGAACCCGTTTGACGATTCCCTGGACGGTGCCAACAGCGAGGATGGCATCCAAGGGAACGAACGCAACCAGAGTCTCGCCCTTGACCAACGTGATGAAGTCCTTCGCCGGGACACCGCCGGCAAGGTTGGGAAGCCCGGACATCGGCGGGAGGACGGGCATGTCCATGACCTGCAGGCGCAGCATGCGCCCTTGCGACGTCACCGCGCCGATCTCACCCCGGGCAGTGGTTTTCACCACCGAGCGGAAGACATCGTGCTTGGCCCGGGGTCCCGCTTCGGCCAGCGGCTCCTGGTTGGACGTCCTGGCAATCTGGCCTGAGACGCTGAGCAGGGCCCAGCAGGGGTCATCCGGAATCTCCAAGGGCAACGCCGCAGCCTTGCCCTTGGGGCCGGGAGTGGAAGCTGCGAGGGCTGCAGCCACGGTGGGGGAGACGGCTTCGGACTCCAGCAGCACCGTGCGCCGGGGTGTGCCGTACTTTTCGGCGATGACCCCCAACTCGCCGGAGACGAGGTCGCGGAGCAACTCATCGGAGGCCAGGATGGCCTCAAGTGCCTCGATTTCGCGGCGGAGCTCGTCCTGTTCCTTCTCCAGTTCAAGCCGGGAATACTTGGTCAGCTGCCGCAGGCGCAGTTCCAGGATGTAGTTGGCCTGGATCTCGGTGAGGTCGTAGATGGACATCAACCGCTCGCGGGCGGCAGACGCTTCGTCGGAGGAACGGATGATCTGGATGACTTCGTCGATGTCAACGATCGCGATCAGCAGCCCCTCCACCAAGTGGAGGCGGTCCTTCTTCTTGCCCAGGCGGAAGGACGTACGGCGGCGCACCACAGTCAGCCTGTGCTCAACGTACACCTGCAACAACTGCAGGAGGCCCAGCGTCTGTGGCTGACCGTCCACCAACGTAACGTTGTTGATCCCGAAGGAATCTTCCATGGGTGAATAGCGGTAAAGCTGCTGGAGGACGGCGTTGGGGTTAAAGCCGTTCTTGAGCTCGATGACCAAGCGCAGGCCGTGGTTGCGGTCCGTCAGATCCACCACATCGCTGATGCCTGTCAGCTTCTTGGCGTTGACGGCATCCTTGATCTTCTCGATCACCTTTTCCGGGCCCACCATGTAGGGGAGCTCAGTGACCACCAGGCCGGTCCGTCGGGCGGATAACTGTTCCACCTCAACCTTGGCACGGGTTTTGAAGGAACCGCGGCCGGTGGCGTAGGCGTCGCGGATTCCGTCCAGCCCAACAATCCGGCCGCCTGTGGGCAGGTCGGGACCCGGGATGAACCTCATGATGTCATCCAGCGTGGCGTCCGGGTTGGCGATCAGGTGGCGTGCGGCGGCGATGACCTCAACGAGGTTGTGTGGAGGCATGTTCGTTGCCATGCCCACCGCGATGCCCGTAGTGCCATTGACCAGCAGGTTGGGGAAAGCGGCTGGGAGGACATCCGGCTGGGTCAGTTGGTTGTCGTAGTTGGGGACGAAGTCGACTACGTCTTCGTCCAAGTGATCCGTCATGGTCAGCGCGGCGGCGGCCAGGCGTGCCTCGGTGTACCGCGGTGCTGCCGGTCCGTCGTCGAGCGATCCGAAGTTGCCGTGGCCATCGATCAGCGGCAGGCGGAGGGAAAAGTCCTGCGCCATGCGCACCATGGCGTCATAGATCGCGGTGTCGCCGTGGGGGTGGAGCTTGCCCATGACTTCGCCCACCACCCGGGCACTCTTAACGTGCCCGCGATCCGGGCGGAGGCCCATATCGGACATCATGTACAGGATGCGCCGTTGAACGGGCTTCAGTCCGTCGCGGGCGTCCGGGAGCGCACGCGAATAAATCACTGAGTAGGCGTACTCCAGGAAGGAGCCTTCCATCTCCGAAGTGACGTCGATGTCCACGATATTTTCGGTGAAATCGCCGAGGGGTTCGGCTGTCCGTGCTGATTTTTGGCTGCGGGCCATGGGGTCGGTGAATCCTTGAAGTTGTACTGCGGATGTTTTAGCTAGGCTAAGCCTATGGTGGATCAGCCCGGCGTCGGCATTTATCCGGAATATTGGGAGGCTGATGTCGTCCTGCGCGACGGCGGAACCGCCCACCTTCGCCCCATCCGGCCCGAGGACGCCGATGCCCTGCAAGCCTTCCATGCGGGCCAATCGCAGGCGTCGATCTACATGCGGTTCTTTTCCTTCAAACCCCGGCTCTCCGGCAAGGAAGTGCGGCGGTTCACCGAAGTGGACCACATCAACCGGGTGGCCTTCGTCATTACCATCGGCGGGGAGATCATGGGCATCGGCCGTTACGACCGGCTGGATGACCCGGACGAGGCTGAAGTCGCCTTCAATATCTCAGATGCCCATCAGGGCCGCGGGATCGGCTCGATCCTCCTGGAGCACCTGGCCGTTGCCGCCCGCGAAAACGGCATCCGGCGTTTCACTGCCGAGGTCCTGCCGGACAACCGGAAGATGCTGATGGTCTTTGCCGACGCCGGCTACGACCTCACCCGGCAATTCGACGATGGCGTGGTGAGCGTCGAGTTCAACATCGACCCCACGGAGAAGTCGCGGGCCGTCATGGAATCCCGTGAGCACCGCGCCGAGGCCCGCAGCGTGCGCGACCTGCTGTCGCCGTCGTCGGTGGCTGTTATCGGCGCCAGCCGCAAGTGGGGGACCATTGGCTACCAATTGCTCGAACACATCATTGAAGGCGGGTTCAAGGGCCCTGTCTACGCGGTGAACCCTGAGGCTTTTGAACTTGCCGGCATGGTCTCCTTCGGCAAGTTGTCGGAAATACCTGGACCTGTGCAGTTGGCCATCATCGCTGTTCCTTACGAAGAAGTACCCAAGGTGGTGGACGATTGCGCTGCTGCCGGCGTCAAGGGCATCGTAGTGGCAACTGCAGGATTTGCCGACGACGGCGAGCGGGGCCTGGCACGCCAGCACGAACTGGTGCGTCGTGCCCGGGCCAACGGGATGCGGGTGATCGGCCCCGAGTCCCTCGGAATACTGAACACCCACCCGGCCGTATCCCTCAACGCGTCCATGGCGCCCACCATGCCACCCAGGGGAAGTTTGGGCCTGTTCAGCCAATCTGCCGCTGTGGGCGTTGCTGTCTACGCCGCCGCCAGCCGCCGCAGGCTCGGGTTGTCCTCCTTCCTCTCGGCCGGAAACCGTGCCGACGTTTCCGGCAACGATGCCATGCAGTACTGGGAGGACGACGCCGACACCGCCGCAGTGGGCCTGTACCTGGAATCCATCGGCAACCCCCGTAAGTTCTCCCGCCTGGCCCGCCGGTTGTCGCGGAGCAAGCCTGTGATCGTCGCAAAGTCCGATGTGACGGGCCTCAGCCTGCCGCCGGGGCACGAAGTGCGGACCACCCAAGCCCCCGCTGCCGCAGTGGACGCCATGATGCGCCAAGCAGGCGTCATCCGCGTGGAAACCATTGAGCAGCTCATGGACATCGCCCAGATCGTGTCATCCCAGGCGCTGCCACAAGGCCCCGGGGTTGCCGTCTATTCCAATTCCGTGGCCTTGGGCAAAGTAGTTTCCGACACCGCGGGTCCGCTCGGACTGGAGGTGAACCGGCTGGTCACTGACGTTGACCTCGACGCCGGTATGTCGCTTGCGCTCCCGGCACTGCGGACCAGCCTCATGGAAAGTCTGGCCGATCACTCCGTCCACGCTGTGATTGCCGCACTCCTTCCCGCGAGGGGACTCACGGTGGAGGCGTTGGCCGGTGTCCTCGCGGAATGTGCCGCAGAGGCCGGGAAACCCGTTGTTGCCGCGTTCACGGGAATTCTGGACCCCTCGGTCCACGTGGAGGGCATGGTGGGTTCCGCAGGGAAGCCCGTGCTTCCGTGTTTTTCCAATGCGGGCGCCGCCGTGGCTGCCTTGGCGGCCATTGTTGGCTATGCGCAATGGCGCGACAGGGACCAAGGACTGTTCGTTGAACCGGACGGCTGCGACGTGGAGGGCACCCGGGAAACGCTGACGGCGATGCTGGCCGGTGTTACCGGCGAGAAACTCAGGAAGCTCGACGCCGGGGCTGCCGCGGCGCTGCTTGCCGGCTACGGAATCGACGTGGTGCCCACGCTTGGATTCGGGACACCGGACGAAGCCGTGCAGGCGGCCGACGCGGTGGGTTGGCCTGTGGTCCTGAAAACCACCGACCCAGCCCTCCGGCACCGGCTGGATCTGGGCGGCGTGCGGTTGGACATCCAGGACGCGGAATCGCTGCGCCTGAACGTTGCACAAATGCGCCGGGCCTTGGAACCATATGGATCGCCGTCCCTCGAGGTCCAGGCCATGGCTCCGGTGGGACAGGCCTGCACTTTCCGGGCCATTGAGGATCCGTTGCTGGGGCCCGTTCTCTCCTTTGGGTTGGCCGGTGATGCCGTGAACCTGCTGGACGACTGGGCTCACCGGGTACCTCCGCTCTCGGCTGCGGACCTGCATGACGTCATCCGCTCACCGCGCGCCTCAAGGAAACTCTTTGGTTATCAGGGACTGCCTGCGGTGGATGTGGCTTCCCTGGAGGACATAGCGGCCAGGCTTGCGAAGCTGAAGGACGATCACCCGGGAATTGCACTGGTGGAATTCAACCCCGTCCTGGCCGGTCCCTCGGGCGCCACGATCCTGGGTGCCGAGGTCTGGATTGGCAACGCCGCACAGCGGACTGACAGCGCGCGGCGTGCGATGCGAAGTTAGCCACAGGGTGGACCGCGCGGTTAGGAAGTCATCAACCGATCTGTGAAAATGGGGGAATGAGCACCCAGTCTCCGACGCCTCAATCACGCCCGTCCAACACCGGGCACCACACCGCGCATAACCACAGCTCGCAGGGGCAGAGCCTGGACCAGGCATTGCAGCAGGCGGGGTTTTATCCGCGGCTGGTGGCGGACGTCGTCGATGACGCCCTGGACGGCCGGGAGTGCCTTTCCCATTTGGTGCACTTGGAGACGCACTTTGACCGCGCCGAGGTCCGCAGGCACATCACTGTCCTGGTGCTCACCGAAGACATGCTGGTCATCACCCATGTTGACGACCAGCAGCTTGATGAAGCCGGCGAGCAAATTGTTGCCCAGATCTCTACGGAGTCGGTCCCAGTGGCCCAAATCCGCTCGGTGGTCCTCAGCTACATGTACTCCCAGCCCCAGAACTACAAGCCCTCCGATCCTGTACGGGAGCTCACCGTCTCCATTGCCTGGTCCGGAGGCCAGCGTTTGGACATGGGACCGGCGAGCTGCGGAGACCCCCAGTGCGAGGCAGATCACGGGTACAGCGGCACCATTGCCCAGGAAGACATCGTGCTGCGCATCAGCGCCGAAGCGGATGGTCTGCAGGCCGTCCAGGATGCCAAGCTCTTTGCCCGCGCCCTGCGCGCCGTTAATACAGGAAATCCGGCTCCCGTCCAGCACACGGGCATCCCCGCTCCGCGGCCGCGTTCGGGTGTCTTCAGCAACCGCTTGAGCCGCGGACACCAGCGTTGAGGGACGCCGCGCAGACCTCGTCCCCGGTGACCCACGACGCAGCCGATCTCCCCTCGGCCCCGCTGTTCGGGAGCAAGTCGATCGCGGAAGTCTTCACGAGTTCCGCCGCTGCTCTCGGAGTGCCCGGGTTCACCAACCACTTGCAGGTGCCGGCATCCCAGCGTATCTGCGTGGTCCTCGCCGATGGTTTGGGCCGCAACCTGCTCAAACAGAAGGCCTCCCACACGCCCTTCCTCCGCTCAGTCCTGGCCGAAGGACAGGGTAACGTCCCGCAGTGGATCGACTCAGCATTCCCCAGCACC includes the following:
- a CDS encoding DNA topoisomerase IV subunit A, producing the protein MARSQKSARTAEPLGDFTENIVDIDVTSEMEGSFLEYAYSVIYSRALPDARDGLKPVQRRILYMMSDMGLRPDRGHVKSARVVGEVMGKLHPHGDTAIYDAMVRMAQDFSLRLPLIDGHGNFGSLDDGPAAPRYTEARLAAAALTMTDHLDEDVVDFVPNYDNQLTQPDVLPAAFPNLLVNGTTGIAVGMATNMPPHNLVEVIAAARHLIANPDATLDDIMRFIPGPDLPTGGRIVGLDGIRDAYATGRGSFKTRAKVEVEQLSARRTGLVVTELPYMVGPEKVIEKIKDAVNAKKLTGISDVVDLTDRNHGLRLVIELKNGFNPNAVLQQLYRYSPMEDSFGINNVTLVDGQPQTLGLLQLLQVYVEHRLTVVRRRTSFRLGKKKDRLHLVEGLLIAIVDIDEVIQIIRSSDEASAARERLMSIYDLTEIQANYILELRLRQLTKYSRLELEKEQDELRREIEALEAILASDELLRDLVSGELGVIAEKYGTPRRTVLLESEAVSPTVAAALAASTPGPKGKAAALPLEIPDDPCWALLSVSGQIARTSNQEPLAEAGPRAKHDVFRSVVKTTARGEIGAVTSQGRMLRLQVMDMPVLPPMSGLPNLAGGVPAKDFITLVKGETLVAFVPLDAILAVGTVQGIVKRVQPDYPLNREDWEIIALKDKDSVLAVEPAQEDDVDLVFVTRQAQLLRFSASNVRPQGRTAGGMAGIKLAAGDEVIHFGTVRTNDPAAVVVTIAGTNGALPGTAPGTAKVTAFEEYPAKGRATGGVRVHRFLKGEDTLLLAWAGHGPAKASSAAGVARALPHEHGRRDGSGVPLSQPVEAIGPSMAWVEAAE
- a CDS encoding bifunctional GNAT family N-acetyltransferase/acetate--CoA ligase family protein, with the protein product MVDQPGVGIYPEYWEADVVLRDGGTAHLRPIRPEDADALQAFHAGQSQASIYMRFFSFKPRLSGKEVRRFTEVDHINRVAFVITIGGEIMGIGRYDRLDDPDEAEVAFNISDAHQGRGIGSILLEHLAVAARENGIRRFTAEVLPDNRKMLMVFADAGYDLTRQFDDGVVSVEFNIDPTEKSRAVMESREHRAEARSVRDLLSPSSVAVIGASRKWGTIGYQLLEHIIEGGFKGPVYAVNPEAFELAGMVSFGKLSEIPGPVQLAIIAVPYEEVPKVVDDCAAAGVKGIVVATAGFADDGERGLARQHELVRRARANGMRVIGPESLGILNTHPAVSLNASMAPTMPPRGSLGLFSQSAAVGVAVYAAASRRRLGLSSFLSAGNRADVSGNDAMQYWEDDADTAAVGLYLESIGNPRKFSRLARRLSRSKPVIVAKSDVTGLSLPPGHEVRTTQAPAAAVDAMMRQAGVIRVETIEQLMDIAQIVSSQALPQGPGVAVYSNSVALGKVVSDTAGPLGLEVNRLVTDVDLDAGMSLALPALRTSLMESLADHSVHAVIAALLPARGLTVEALAGVLAECAAEAGKPVVAAFTGILDPSVHVEGMVGSAGKPVLPCFSNAGAAVAALAAIVGYAQWRDRDQGLFVEPDGCDVEGTRETLTAMLAGVTGEKLRKLDAGAAAALLAGYGIDVVPTLGFGTPDEAVQAADAVGWPVVLKTTDPALRHRLDLGGVRLDIQDAESLRLNVAQMRRALEPYGSPSLEVQAMAPVGQACTFRAIEDPLLGPVLSFGLAGDAVNLLDDWAHRVPPLSAADLHDVIRSPRASRKLFGYQGLPAVDVASLEDIAARLAKLKDDHPGIALVEFNPVLAGPSGATILGAEVWIGNAAQRTDSARRAMRS
- a CDS encoding DUF5998 family protein, translated to MSTQSPTPQSRPSNTGHHTAHNHSSQGQSLDQALQQAGFYPRLVADVVDDALDGRECLSHLVHLETHFDRAEVRRHITVLVLTEDMLVITHVDDQQLDEAGEQIVAQISTESVPVAQIRSVVLSYMYSQPQNYKPSDPVRELTVSIAWSGGQRLDMGPASCGDPQCEADHGYSGTIAQEDIVLRISAEADGLQAVQDAKLFARALRAVNTGNPAPVQHTGIPAPRPRSGVFSNRLSRGHQR